The following are encoded in a window of Candidatus Campbellbacteria bacterium genomic DNA:
- a CDS encoding peptidoglycan DD-metalloendopeptidase family protein: protein MESKLYLFSKYLLFSLIVLLASIGLSVYAQEEEEIKEKIEQRSENIERLEREIAEYQSEINTLSKEKQTLENTIQTLRISERKLNADIELVESKIAVAEDAIEELQGEISKVKNNIKLNKDAISKTLKSVQQESDKSLVEAMLRHDNLSDYWGEMDSLFAFQKSVSASIDELAKLQNELEDKRKEQEELREEQLALRGELEAKAGLVVENKEEQSQLLAVTENKESEYQKMLRERKARKQAFEAEIQELESQLNLNVDPGSVPSARPGVLGWPVDNVNITQYFGNTAFATSNPQVYSGGGHNGIDFGVGMGTGVKAAESGVVVDTGNTDQTCRGASYGRWILLRHNNNLSTLYAHLSRISVSKGETVKKGEVIGYSGNSGYSTGPHLHFTVYATSGVQVTTMPSRGCSGAVYRLPLSDPTGYLNPLSFL from the coding sequence ATGGAAAGTAAACTATATCTATTTTCAAAATATTTACTCTTTTCTCTTATTGTGCTTTTAGCTTCAATAGGTTTGTCTGTTTATGCTCAAGAGGAAGAAGAAATAAAAGAAAAAATAGAGCAGCGTAGTGAGAATATAGAAAGATTGGAGCGAGAAATAGCCGAGTACCAATCGGAGATCAATACACTTAGTAAAGAAAAGCAAACACTTGAAAATACCATACAGACACTTAGGATCTCAGAAAGAAAATTAAACGCAGACATTGAGCTAGTGGAGTCAAAAATAGCGGTGGCTGAGGATGCTATCGAGGAATTGCAAGGTGAAATATCTAAAGTCAAAAATAATATTAAGCTGAACAAAGATGCTATTTCTAAAACATTAAAGTCCGTTCAGCAGGAAAGTGACAAATCTCTAGTGGAAGCCATGCTGCGTCACGACAATCTCTCGGACTATTGGGGAGAGATGGACTCTCTGTTTGCTTTTCAGAAATCTGTTTCGGCTAGCATAGACGAGTTGGCAAAATTACAGAATGAGCTCGAAGACAAACGAAAAGAACAAGAAGAATTGCGCGAGGAGCAATTGGCCTTGCGCGGAGAACTAGAAGCCAAAGCCGGTTTGGTTGTAGAAAACAAAGAAGAACAATCGCAACTGCTAGCTGTTACAGAAAATAAAGAATCTGAATATCAAAAAATGCTAAGGGAAAGAAAGGCGCGTAAGCAGGCGTTTGAGGCTGAAATACAGGAGCTAGAAAGCCAGTTGAACTTGAATGTAGATCCGGGTTCCGTTCCCTCGGCAAGGCCTGGTGTGCTTGGTTGGCCTGTAGATAATGTCAATATTACCCAATATTTTGGCAATACAGCTTTCGCTACGTCTAACCCGCAGGTATATAGTGGGGGAGGTCACAACGGAATTGATTTTGGAGTTGGTATGGGCACCGGAGTAAAAGCCGCGGAGAGTGGGGTGGTTGTCGATACGGGTAATACTGACCAGACTTGCAGAGGAGCTTCTTATGGACGTTGGATCCTCTTGAGACATAACAACAATCTTTCAACTCTCTACGCTCATCTATCCCGAATATCTGTAAGTAAGGGAGAGACGGTGAAGAAGGGAGAAGTGATAGGATATTCAGGAAATTCGGGATATTCTACCGGACCTCATCTTCACTTTACGGTGTATGCTACTAGCGGAGTACAAGTAACAACTATGCCGAGCAGGGGATGCTCCGGAGCGGTCTACAGGTTGCCTCTGTCTGATCCTACGGGCTATCTAAACCCCCTATCATTTCTATAA
- the gltX gene encoding glutamate--tRNA ligase encodes MTKEQQNVVRFAPSPTGPLHIGSVRTALFNFLYARKNSAKFILRLEDTDTERSKREFEEDILSGFEWLGIYYDELYKQSERTEIYQEYIKKLIDSGCAYVSEEPSGERQSVIRFKNPNKSIRFEDIIRGEVSFDTTELGDFVIAKSENEPLYNLAVVVDDKEMGVTHIIRGEDHISNTPRQILILEALGVERPFYAHIPMILAPDRSKMSKRYGTVSITEYQKQGFLPEAILNYLALLGWNPGGEKEVFKTEELIDLFDINRVQKGGAIFSTEKLRWFNSEHIKLLSKEERDTKLMNFLKSRKNDLPEGLYELIQESESLREAICERTEVFEDVIGLASEGEYDYLLSSPEIDPEKINWKDTPSEQTRSHLDKLIDLLESLDSYEKPEFIKNAVWEYATEKGRGEVLWPMRVALSGKEQSLDPFTIASVLGKLKTVERLKKAKKNI; translated from the coding sequence ATGACCAAAGAACAACAAAATGTAGTTAGGTTTGCTCCGTCACCAACTGGTCCACTACACATAGGTAGTGTGCGCACCGCGCTATTTAACTTCCTTTACGCTAGAAAAAATAGTGCCAAATTTATTTTACGTCTTGAGGACACGGACACAGAACGATCTAAGAGAGAATTTGAAGAAGATATTTTGAGCGGCTTTGAATGGCTTGGCATCTATTATGATGAGTTATATAAGCAATCAGAACGCACAGAAATATATCAAGAATACATCAAAAAGCTCATAGATTCCGGATGCGCTTATGTGTCTGAAGAACCCTCGGGCGAACGTCAGAGCGTCATTCGATTCAAAAACCCTAACAAATCTATTCGATTTGAGGACATAATACGGGGAGAAGTTTCTTTTGACACAACGGAATTGGGTGATTTTGTGATAGCCAAAAGTGAAAATGAGCCCCTGTATAATTTGGCGGTTGTAGTTGATGATAAGGAGATGGGCGTAACGCATATTATTCGCGGAGAAGACCACATCTCAAATACTCCGCGGCAAATACTCATTCTTGAAGCTTTGGGTGTTGAGCGTCCTTTTTATGCCCATATTCCGATGATATTAGCCCCAGATCGTTCAAAAATGTCTAAACGCTACGGGACAGTTTCGATTACGGAATATCAGAAACAAGGTTTTTTGCCAGAAGCCATTTTGAACTACCTAGCTCTTTTGGGGTGGAATCCAGGAGGAGAAAAGGAGGTGTTTAAAACAGAGGAATTGATAGATCTTTTTGATATTAATAGGGTACAAAAAGGCGGTGCAATATTTTCAACTGAAAAGTTGCGCTGGTTTAATTCAGAGCACATAAAATTGCTTTCCAAAGAAGAAAGAGATACCAAATTAATGAATTTTCTCAAATCAAGAAAAAATGATCTGCCGGAAGGGCTTTATGAATTAATACAAGAAAGTGAGAGCTTGAGAGAAGCAATTTGTGAGAGGACCGAAGTCTTTGAAGATGTTATAGGCCTAGCATCAGAAGGGGAGTATGACTACTTATTGAGCTCTCCCGAGATAGACCCAGAAAAAATAAACTGGAAAGACACGCCTTCAGAGCAGACCAGATCACACCTAGATAAATTGATCGATCTATTAGAATCACTAGATTCTTATGAAAAACCAGAGTTTATAAAAAATGCAGTATGGGAATATGCTACAGAAAAGGGAAGAGGAGAGGTGCTTTGGCCCATGAGAGTAGCTCTTTCTGGTAAAGAGCAGTCTCTTGATCCATTTACTATTGCTTCAGTTCTCGGTAAACTGAAGACAGTAGAGCGCCTAAAAAAGGCCAAGAAGAATATCTAA